Part of the Desulfobaccales bacterium genome is shown below.
TTGTAGATCTCCCGGCCCTCGGGGGTCTCCAGGTTCAGGGTGATGGAGTAAGCGTTGCGGAACTCATGGAGAAAATCCAGGCCGCAGGGCTCGCCGGTGACATTGTCCTTCAGCATATACTCTTCCCGGCCGAAGGGAGTGAGCTGGCGCAGCGGGTCACCGGTGGGGGGCTCGATGTGGATGGCCTCGGCACCCTGTTCGCTCAACAGGCTGGTGGCGAACATGCGGCTGATGTGCCAGATGCCGTTGCACAGCACCCTGAGGCCCTGGAGGGCTTCCGGCTTTTCGAAAACGTAGTCCAGGCGCAGGTTGTCTTCCAGAAATTTCCCGAATTCCCCCGCCTTCCGTTTCTCATAGACCTTCATGCATTCTTCGGGGGAAGGCGGCGGGGTGACGGGCCAGGGACGGACGTCCGGCCCCATCAACGGCAGGGTGTCAGCCCGACTGTTGATTTCGATTTCCCTTCTTTCTTTCGCCATGTTTCGGCCTCCCATTCAGCAAGTGGTTCGTCCAGGAGTGATGCAGGAGATGCCTACGGTTACGGCACGAAAGGCTGGCGGCCACGAAGCTCACATCAGCCTTCCCGGTTGAAGGTTGTCTGCCGGCGTCCCGTCTCCGGGCCGTCCGGAGCGGGGGGAAAACGCCTTGCTTCACCTCCTTTCGCCCGAGTTAGTGAGGATGATCGATGTGCGAGGTCGGGGTGGAAAGCCCGAGGCCCCACCGTCGGGCCTTCCTGCCCTCCCTCTTCCGTTACAAAATCCCTGCCAGGTGTCTCAGGCCTCCGGCCCGCCGGAGATTTTCCTTAAGAATTTCTGCCCTCTGGCCGATTAATATTTTTTGTCACCCGTCCCAGGTGAGGAAGGCGCCCTGAAGAGAGTGTCCAAAAAACCTGCTTCTACAAAGCCACAAATAATTTTTTTCCCTTATATCAAGTGATTGCCTTCTGTCCAGATTCGGACCCCTCCGCCGGACCCTGGGACAGACCGTAGCGCCGGATCTTGCTGTACAGGGTGCTGCGGCTCACCCGCAGGCGCCGGGCCGCCTCATGCTTGTTCCAGGAGGATTCCTTGAGCACCCGCAAGATCAGGCGGCGTTCCGTCTCCGCCAGGGAGGTGGAGACCGCCTCCTCCCCCTCCTCCTTGAGGAAGCGGGGCAGGTGGCGGCGGCGGATGATCTCCCCCTGGGCCAGGATCACCGCATGGCTGATGGCGTTCTCCAGCTGGCGGACGTTTCCCGGCCAGTCGAAGTCCATCAGGGCCTGCATGGCGTCCGGCGAGAACTTGCTGATCTTTTTGCCTTCCTTCAGGTTGTATTTGTTGAGGAAGTGCTGGCAGAGCAGGGGGATGTCCTCTTTGCGCTCCCTTAAGGGCGGCAGGTGGATGGTGATGACGTTGAGGCGGTAGTAGAGGTCGTCCCGGAAGCGACCCTGCTGGGCCTCCCGGTAAAGGTCCTTGTTGGTCGCCGCCAGCACCCGCACATCCGCCTCAATGGTCACCTCGCCCCCCACCCGTTCAAAGCAGTGGTCCTGCAGGAAACGCAGGAGCAGCACCTGGGTGGCCGGGGGGATGTCGCCGATTTCATCCAGAAACAGGGTGCCGCCCTGGGCCAGCTCGAAGCGGCCCTTCTTGCGGCGGATGGCGCCGGTAAAGGCGCCCTTCTCGTGGCCGAAGAGCTCGCTCTCCAGCAGGGTGGGGGAGTAGGCGGAGCAGTTGGCCACCACAAAGGGCCCCCGGCTGCGCTTGCTCTGGCGGTGGATGGTGCGGGCCACCAGCTCCTTGCCGGTGCCGTTCTCCCCGGTGATGAGCACGGTGGCGTCGGTGCCGCTCACCAGATTGATGAGCTGGTAGACCTCCTGCATCTTCTTGCTCTGGCCGATGATCTCGCCGTAGCCGGTGACCTCCGGCAGCCCGGCCTCGGGGAACATCTCCCGCCCCTTTTGGCGGAGGAGATAGCGGAGGTAACAGCCCACCTGGGCGAAGCAGGCGTGGCAGAAGTGCAGGTCCTCTCGGGTGAAACTCTGGTGGTGATGAAAACCCAGCAAAAAGAGGCCCAGGGACTCCTGGTGCGCCAGGATGGGCATGGCCAGCCAGCTCGGGTAGATGCCGGAGAAGAGCTTGAAATACGGGGGCAGTTCCGGGTCGGCAAAGGTGATGACCTGAGGGGTCAGCAGGGCGCTGAGGCGGCGCAGGAAGTCCCCCAGGAGCCCTGCCTGTTCCAGGCGGCGCACCACCCGGCGCTGGGCGTCCTGCAGGCCGGCGGCGCACTCCTCCAACGGCAGCAACCGCTGCTCGCTCTCCAGGAGAAAGAAGATGGGTTCTGCCCCCGGGAAGGCCTCCAGCATGAGCCCGTGAAGGAACTGGAGGAGCTCCGGGGCTGAGCGTTTGGCGGTGCGCTCCCGGGCGATGTCGAAGAGTTTTTCCAGCTGCACCTGGGTCTTTTGCAGTTCCCGGGAGCGGAAGGCCAGGGCCTCCTCCATCTTGCGCCGGTCGGTGACGTCCCGCTCCAGGCAGATGACCAGGTCCACCTCCCCATCCTGGCCGAAGTGAGGATAGGCGGCGATCTGGTAGGTGCGCAACTGGCCCTGGCTGTTGACAAAATTTTTATCCACCAGGACCTGCCGCTTCTGCCGGGCACTCTCCTGCACCGGGCAGAACAGGCCGGAGTCCTGGCAGGGCCCCTGGCGGTGGTGCAAGACCTCGTAACAGGGGCGCTGGGAGATATTCTCCCGGTTCTGGCCGATGCGGCTCAGGAAGGAGTGGTTGGCCAGGATGATGCGGCAGCTCCGGGGGTCGATGGCCAGGAGATTGTCGGTGATGCTGTTGATGATGGTCTCCAGGAACTCGCCCGTCTCCCTGAGTTCCCGCTCCACCCGCTTTTGTTCGGAGATGTCGGTGAAGATGGCCACTGAGCCGAGAAAACGGCCCTCCGCCATGATGGGCGCGGCGGAGACCATGGTGGGCACCACCCGGCCCTCCTGATGCTGCAGGCTCATTTCGTAGAGGTCCGAGAGGCCACGGCGCCGCCGCTCCAGTTTGGCGCTGAGGAGCTCATGGTGGTCGGGGACCACCACCTCGAAAAGAGAACGGCCCGTGAGCTGGGAGGCCTCCCACCCCAAAAGCCGGGCAAATCCCTGGTTGACAAAAACGATGGTGCCGTTGGCATCCACCAGGCAGATGCCGTCCCGGGCCACTTCCACCATGGTCCGGAAGGGCTCCGGGGAAATGCAGGGGACCGGGGTCTCCAGGCCGAGGGCCGGGAGCGGAGCTGCTGCGGGAAACAGGGTGGTGGAGGTGCCTTTTTCCGCTTCCTGGGCCATCCGCCGCTCCTTTGGGAGGTCAAGGGGATGTGAGCCTACCTTCGGATCAGGACAGGTCCCGGGAGTCATTCAGGGTGGCGGGAAGGTGATCTCAGGCTTCATGGACAGACCGTAGTTCCATTTAAGGGGCTTCCAGAAGCCCTGTCAAGCCAATAAGGAAAAGGGCGGAATTTTTCTGGGTCGGATATTGGACGGTTATGGATAAGAATTTGAACCGGCCGCCCTTCGGGCCCAGGGCGGCCGGTCAGCGGGAAAAAGGCTTAGGTGAAGAGGCAGATCTTGGCATCCTTGGCGTATTTGAGGAACTCCTCCGCTGTCCAGATCGGGACCCCCTCCAACATCTCCTCCTCCTTGATCTCCATCATGTCGATGGTCATGCGGCAGGCGATGAGCTCCACCCCTTCCAGCTGGGCCATCTCCATGAGATCCGGGAGCGCCGGGATCTGGGCCTTTTCCGCCTTCTTCTTCATCATGGCGGTGGCCAGGGTGGCCATGCCCGGCACCGCGCCCATGGGCCCTGGGGGGATGAATTTGGCCTTCTCGATGCCCCCTTTCTTCACCAGGTTCACGCCCATGAAGGTGTAAAAGACCTTGGCCTCCATCCCCAAACGGGCGGCGTTGATGCCCAGGATGAGGGAAGGGTAAGCCCCATCCAGGGTGTCCCGGGAACAGATGAAACAGGCTTTCTCTTTCTCGGTGCCCATTGGTCCTCCTGTGACCCTGTCGGTCAAGCGCTACAAAAATTTGGTGAGGAGACCCACCGTCTCCCGCAGCTTCTCCTTGAGGAGACGGGGGTCAGGCTCAGTTTCCCACTCCTTCTGGCATTGCTCCAGATAGTGCTCCAGCACCCGCCGGGCCACGGCCGCCAGCGCTGCCTGCACCGCCCGCACCTGGGTGAGGACGGCCTCGCACTCCCGCCCGTGCTGGATCATGTCCTGCAGGCCCCGCACCTGGCCTTCGATGCGCCGCAGGCGGGCGAGGAGGTCCCGCAGGGACCGGTCCGGGGGGTCTGGAACAGTGGCCATGGGGAATAATCTCCCTGAGCAAATTTGCAGAGCTCTGCAGCTCCGCCGTCCCCTTCCTCAAGAAAGATGAGGCAGGAAGGTTTTATTTATACTATACCATGGTATGGTATCTGTCAAGAGCAGAATGTAAGTTTCCGCCTTTCCCTGCCGGAAGGCGTCCCCTGCAAGCTACTTCTTTTTCAGTTGCTCCGCCACCGATTGAATGGCCGCCTGGACCTTCTCCGGATCCCCCAGATAACGGCGGGTCAGGGGTCTGAGGTCCGCATCCAGCTCATAGAGCAGGGGGATGCCGGTGGGGATGTTCAGGCCCACGATGTCCTCATCGGAGATGTTGTCCAGGTATTTCACCAGGGCCCGGAGAGAATTGCCGTGGGCGACAATGATGACCCGGGCCCCGGATTTTATGGCGGGGGCCAGGGTGTCGTGCCAGTAGGGGAGGAAGCGGGCCACCACATCCTTGAGACACTCAGTGGAAGGGAGTTCTCTCGCCGGCACATCCCGGTAGCGGGGGTCCCGGGCCGGGTGCCGGGGATCATCGGGGCTGAGCGGCGGCGGGGGCACATCATAGCTGCGCCGCCAGATCTGCACCTGCTCCAGCCCGTGGCGCTCCACCGTCTCCACCTTGTTCAGCCCCTGGAGCGCCCCGTAGTGGCGCTCATTGAGGCGCCAGCTGTGGTGGACGGGGATCCACATGAGGTCCATCTCTTCCAGCACCAGCCACAGGGTCTTGATGGCCCGCTTCAACATGCTGGTGTAGGCCACATCAAAGACAAAGCCCTCCTGGGCCAGCACCCGGCCGGCCTCCAGGGCCTCCTCCACCCCCTTCTCCGACAGGCCCACGTCGATCCAGCCGGTGAAGCGGTTCTCCTTGTTCCAGATGCTCTCGCCATGGCGCAGCAGTAAGAGTTTATACATGTTTCCTTCACCTCTCCCGGCCTCCTGGAAGCGCGCCTCCCGGGGCCTGGTCATCGTTCCGGCTGAGGGAAGAGGGGCTCAGGGATCGGGGTTCCCGCCCCATCCCCCTCCTCTCTCTCCCCATCCCTGATGGGCGGTCAGGGGGTGAGGGAAGGGGAGGGGAGCCACCGCCTCTCCAGCCCTCACGTGTCTCACTTTAAAATTTCCGTCAATTGTGCCAACCGGGCCATCTCCGTCTCCCTCAGGGTCTCCCCCTCGCCCCTGAGGAGCAGGTCCAGGATGGCCTCCAGCCGCAGCGCCGCCGCCTCATGGGGCAAAAGGACATAGTCCGCCCCGGCCTGGTAGAGCTTCAGGGCCTGGAAGGCGCTGTGGGCGCTGACGATGATCTTGGCCTGGGGGGCCAACGGCCGCACCGCGTTGATGATCTTCAGGTTGTCGGTGCCCACCAGGATGTCGTCGGTGATGGTGCTGAGAATGAAGCGGGCGTGCTCCAGGCCGGCGTGGTGCAAGGTCTGGAGATTGCTGATATCCCCATAGACCACCTGCACCCCCCGGGCCCGCAGGCCCCGATAGACCTCGGGATTGAAGTCCACCACCACCAGGTGCTGCAAAAGCTCCGGGCGGGTGCGCTCCAGGTGGGCCACCAAAGCGCTGGCCACCCGGAAAAACCCGAGGACCGCGATATCTTTATGCTCCGGGGCCGCCTCCTCCCGGCGTTCCTCTCTCAGGGGCCTGAAGCCCAGCCTCTCCGCCCCCCGGCTCAAGACCGCCTGCAGGGAGTGACTGCCTTTGATCATGTAGGTGGAGGCGATGGAGGTTATCACGAAAATAAAGATGATGAGGGTGAGGGTGTCGGAGCCGATGTGGCCGTATTCCGCTTTGGCCCCCATCACCGCGATGACCAGGGAAAATTCACTGAGCTGGGAGAGATTGATGGAAGTGAGCAGGCTCACCCGGTTGCCGTTGCCGAGCCAATAAAGCAGCGGGAAGACGGTGAGGAAACGGGTGAGCATGAGAAACCCGGCCAACAGCAGGGCCAAGGCAAAGAGGCCGGGCTTAAGGAGCGGGTTGGGGATCACCATCCCTAAGGCCACAAAAAACAGGGTGATGAAAAAGTCCCGGATATTGATGATTTTGCCGATGATATCCAGGTTGTAAGGGAAGGTGGAGATGGCCACACCGGCGATGAGCGCTCCCATTTCCATGGAGAGGCCCAGATAGTTGGCCAGGCCCGCCATGAAGAAGCACCACCCGAGGGAGGCCACCAGCACCAGCTCCGGCAATTTGGCGATGCGCTGGAAGATGAACCCCAGGCCGTATTTGCTGAGGAGCAGGCTCACGGCCACCAACAGCCCGCCCTTGGCGAAGGACAACAGGATGATGCCCACCTGGGGCTGGGAGAGATTAGGCTGCAGCCCCAAGAGCACAATGGCCCATAGGTCCTGGAAGATGAGGATTCCCACAGTGAGGCGGCCGGCCAGGGTGTCCAGCTCAAATTTTTCATACAGGAGCTTCACCACGATGGTGGTGCTGCTCAGACCCAGGCAGGCGGCCAGATAGAGAAGGTCATAGGGGCCGCCGCTGATGGGCACCCCCAGGATGCGATACTCCCCGGCGGCCTTAAGGGAAAAGCCCAAAAGCAGAAGAAAGCCGAAGGCCAAAGAGACGCAGAGGATAAACTGCAGGACCCCGGTGACGATGAGGGATTTGCCGGACTCCCGGATCTTTTTCAGGTCCAGCTCCAGCCCGATCATGAAGAGGAGGAGGATGAGGCCAATCTCGGCGATGGTCTCGATGTCGCTCTTGTTCCGGACCCAGGCAAAGCCGATCTGCGGGCCGATGATCACGCCGCCGACGATGTAGGCCAAAATCAGGGGCTGCTTGAGGAGGACGGCCAGGCAGCCCACCAGAGTGGCCACCAGGATGCTGATGCTGATGCTGGCCAAAAGCGTATGGCCGGCTTCCGCCGCCTGGGCCGGGTCAGGGGAGAGGATCAGGAACAATCCCAGCAGCGGCAGCAGGAGAACGGGCGGGAGGCCCACAGGGTGAGTGGGCAGGTCGGCGCCAACGACGCTCCGGGGGTGGGGGAGGGGGACCATGAGCTCCTTATTCGGGCCGGGCATTGACGGCCGGGCAAGGCCCGGCGCTGCCATTATATCAGAGCCGCGAGGGCGGAACAATTGCAGTCTTTGCCGGTTGACGGCCCCCCGGGCCCCGGCTGGACTTAGGGGCCCGATCACGGTATATAGGGGGTGAGAACCATGGCTGCCTTCACCTTTGTGCACTGCGCCGACCTGCATCTGGACGCCCCCTTCGAGGGTTTGGCGGGGACGGCCCCGCCCGGGATCCGGCAAGCCCTCCGGCAGGCCACCTTCCGGGCCTTTGACCGGGTAATCTCCCTGGCGCTGGCGGAGCAGGCCGCTTTCTTGGTGGTTGCCGGGGATGTCTATGACAGCGCCCACCACAGCCTCTATGCCCAGATCCGCTTCAAGGAGGCCCTGACCCGGGCGGTGGCGGCGGGGGTGGAGGTCTTTGTGGCCCACGGCAATCATGACCCCCTCTCCGCCTGGGAGGCGAAACTGCGGCTGCCTGAAGGGGTGCACCGCTTCGGGGGCGACGCCGTGGAATGCCGCACCGTGCGGCGCCACGGGGCTGAAGTGGCCCGGATCTGTGGCATCAGCTTCCCGGTGCGGGAGGTGCGGGAGAACCTGGCGGCCCGCTTCCCTCGGCGGGAGCCCGGCCCCTTCACGGTGGGGGTGCTGCATGCCAATGTGGGGGGCAACCCGGCCCATGACAATTACGCCCCCTGTACCCTGACGGATCTGGAGGCCTGTGGGGTGGATTATTTCGCCCTGGGCCATGTGCATGCGCCCCAGATATTGCGCCAGGAGGCTCCCTGCGTGGTCTATGCCGGCACCACCCAGGGCCGCAGCATCCGGGAGACCGGCTCCCGGGGCTGCTATGTGGTGCGGGTGGAGGAATCAGGCCAGATCCGGCCGCAGTTCGTGCCCACCGATACCGTGCGCTGGTTTCTCGAGACCGTGGAGATTGAGGATTTGCCCACGCTGGATGACCTCCTGGAGGAAATGCAGGCCCGGCGAGAGGAACTGCGCCGTCAGGCCGAGGGGCGGGGGGTGATCTGGCGCCTCCTCGTGACCGGCCGGGGGGAGCTGCACGACCGCCTGGCCGTTCTCGACCCGGACCGTGAACTGGCCGAGCCTCTGCGGGAAGGGGAGGGGGAGCGCCCCGATTTCGTCTGGCTGGAATCCGTCACCCTGGATACCCGCCCCGCGCTGGACCTGGAGCAGCGCCGGCAGTTGCCCGACTTCCTGGGGGAGGTCCTGCGGGTGGCGGAGAGGCTGAGGAGCCCGGATTTCCCCCGGGAGCTCCTGGAGGTGCTGCGGAGCAGAGGGGAATTCCGCCACCTGGCCGCCGCGGTGCATGACTGGACCTCAGAGGACTGGCGGGCGGTGCTCTCGGCTGCCGAGTATCAGGCGGTGGATCTGTTGCTCCGGGAGGAGGAGCTCTAGCCGGCTTCACCCGGAAGGTCATCATGCACATCGAGGCTTTCCACATTGACGGCTTCGGGATTTACCACGATACGGGGCTTACCGGCCTGCCGCCGGGCCTGTTGCTCCTGACTGGGGAGAATGAAAGCGGCAAGACCACCCTCCTGGAATTTTTCCGGTTCATGTTTTTCGGTCCCGAGCGCCGTTCCGCCGACCGCAACGATTATCAGCCCCTGGTGGGGAAGGAACGGGGTGGCCGGCTGGTCCTGATCAGCCGGGACGGTCGCCGCCTGGTGGTGGAACGCCGGGAAAAAAAGCTCATGGTGAGTGAGAACGGCAGCCCCCTGCCGCCGGATACCCTGGCCGCCCGCCTGGGGGGGGTGGACCGGGAGACCTTCCGGGCCATCTTTGCCGTGGACCTGAAGGACCTCCAGGGGCTGAGAGTGGTGGACAGCCAGCAGGTCCGCAGCCTGATCTTCGGCCCCGGGGGCGGGGCCGGCGCCGCGGCGGTGCCCCGGGTGCTGAAAAGTCTGGACCAGGAGCTGGGGGCCCTTCTCAAGCTCAGGAGCGGCGGACGGCTCAACGAGATTTCTTCCCGCCTGCAGGAGATCAGTCGGGAACTGCGGGAGCTGGAGAGCGAGGCCGCCCGGTTTGCCGAGCTGCAGGCCGCCCGGGAGACCCTGGAGGAGCGGCTCCAGGAGAGAAAAAGAGAGGCGCGCCGCCTGGAGGCCCGGCTGGCCCGCGTCCAGCAACTGACTCAGGCCCGGGAGCCGTGGGTGACTCTGGGGACTGCCCGGCAGCGCCTTGAAGAGCTTGCCGAGGTGGCCGACTTTCCCCCCGGAGGCCTGGCGGAGCGGCAGCGCCTGAAACACGCGGCGGCGGAGCTGCAGGAGGAAAAGGAGCAGCTGCAGGCCGAAGCGGACCTGCTGGCCCGGGAGCTGGAGGGAATCTCCCCGGATGCCGGCCTTCTGGCCCAGCGTCAGGAGATTGAGACCCTCTTGGCCGAAGAGAAGCGGTTTGAGGAGGTTTTAGCCCGGGAGCCGGAAGAGCGCCGCGCCCTGGAGCAGGCCCAGGCGGATGTCCAGCGGCGGCTCCTGGAGCTGGGCCCCGAGTGGGATGAAAGCCGCCTCGCCCGCCTGAATACCTCCCTCACCCTGCGCCACGAGGTGCTGGAGTTCGGCCGACGTCTGACGGCAGCAGAGCATAGGCATGAGGACCTCCTGAGCCGGGAACGCACCTGGGCGGAGTCGGCGGACGCGGCGGAGCGGGAGGCGCAGGCCGCCCAGGCCCGGCTGGAGGCCACCCCCCAGCCGCGGGAGGACCTGGCGGTGCTGCAGGGCCGCCGCACTCTCCTTAGGCGCCTCATCCCGCTTCTGGGCCGGCGGGATCTGACGACCGTCCGGCTGGAGGAGCGCCGCCGCACGGTCGCCGACCTGAAGGCCCGCCTGGACCGCCTGGATGAGCCGCCAGAGGGGCTCTCCCAGGCCATCCCCCGCTGGCTGGTGGCCCTCCCCGCCTTGCTGGCCGCCCCGGTATCCGGCGGGATAGCCCTGTGGCTGGGATATTTCCGCCCCGCCGGCGAGGTCTGGCTCTGGCTGCCGGTGGTGGGTCTCCTCCTTTTCGGGGGCCTGGTGAGCCTCGGTTTGGGGATCGGGCGCCGCCATCTCCGTCGCCGGGAAGCCCAGGCAGGGCAACGGCGGGAGGAGGAACGGCAGACGCTCCGGCAACGCCTTCACGGCGAGTCGGAAGAGACGGCCCGCCTGGAGGAGGAGGCGGCCCGCCTGAACGCGGAGGTGTCCGCCCTGGCCCGGGAGCTGGGGGAGGAGCCCCTGGCCGGAGCCGCCGAGGCGGAGGCGGCCCTGGCGGAGGTGGAAAAAGCCCTGGAGGACTGGCGCCTGTGGCAGGCCCGGGAACAGGAGTGCCTCACCGCCCAAGATCGCTTTGCAGCCGCTTATAAGCGCCGGCAGCAGGCCCGGGAGGAGAGAGAGAAAGCCCGGCAGGAGCTGGAGCAGATACGTGGGGAGTGGGCCATCTGGGTGCAGGACCATGGCTTCCCCGCCGCCATGCGGCCGGAGAACCTGGAAGTGGTCCTGCAGATGGTGGAGGCCGCCCGCACCGCCGTTGCCCAGAGAGATCGCGCCCGGGAGCAGCATCGCCGCACCCTGGAGGTGCTGACGGCGATCCGCTCTCGCCTGGCCCAGCTCCTCAACCGGCTGGGCCGGCAGCCCCAGGACCCGGAGCCCGGGGTTGCCGATCTGCGCCTCTTGCGGCGTCACCTGGAGGAAGCTGTCCAGCAGGCGCAGCGGCAGCAAGAACTGCGCGGCCGCTTGGCAGACCTGCAGATCCGGCTCTCACGCCTGGAGGAGCGAGAAAGCGCCCTCCAGGAGGAGGTGAGGGAGTTGTTCCGGCAGGCCGGGGCGGCGGACGAGGCCGACTTTGAACGCCGGGCGGCCCGCCATCAGGAGTGGCAGGAGTGGCGACAGCAATATGACCAGAGTCTCCTCAAGCTCACCACCATCGCCGGCGCCGAGTCCTTGCGGGAGGAGCTGGAGGCGGAACTGGCCGCCACGGATCCGGTGGCCCTGGCCCAAGAGGAGGGGGAGCTGGACCGGAGGCTGACCGAGCTCACGGAGACCATCTCTGAAGAGGAGCGGAAAGTGGGAAGCCTCACCCGGGAGCTGGAGCAGCTGGCTGCCGAGCGCCGCTTGGGGGAGCTTCTCCAGGAGCGGGCCGGTCTGGAGGAGCAGGCCGCCCGCCTCAGCCGCCGCTATGTCATCTTGGCCCTGAGCCGGCACCTCATCGAGGCCGCCCGCCAGGTCTATGAGCGGGAGCATCAGCCCCGGGTCATTGCCGAGGCCGATCGGTTTCTGAAGCTCATGACCCATAACCGCTACCGCCTCTTCGCCCCGGTGGGGGACGGGGGGGTGCGCCTGGAGGATGCCGCGCACCGTCACAAGGAGGAGGTGCAGTGGAGCGCCGGGTTGGCTGACCAGGTCTATCTGGCGGTGCGCCTGGGGATGGCCCGGGAATTTGGCCGCCACAGCGAGCCGCTGCCCCTGATCCTGGACGATGTGCTGGTGAAATTCGACCCCCGCCGGCGCCAGGGAGCTGCCCGGGTCATCCTGGAGTGCGCCCGGGAGCAGCAGGTGCTCTTCTTTTCCAATCATCCGGAAATGGTACAGATTTTCCGGGACGCGGCCCAGGAGCCGGCATTCCAGGGGGTTCCTCTGAGATACCTGCAGCTCGAAGCCGGAAGGCTGGCATGGGTTCACTGACGACGGCCTCTGAAAAAGCGGATATGGCCCGGTTGGCCCGGCTGTGCGGCATCACCTCCCGCTTCTGGGACAATCAGGGCCGACGCCACCAGACCAGGGATGCCACCCGGCGAGCCCTGTTGCGTGCCATGGGGGTGGAGTGGGAGAGTCCGGCCCAGATCCGGGAAGAAATCCAGAAACGTGAAGAGCTGCAGAACCGACTTCTGCCGCCGGTGGCGACGGTCTGGCTGACAACCGCCCCGCATCTGCCGCTGGCGGTGCGGCTGCCCGCTCCCGAGGTGCCTTCCGGCCTTCACATCGCCGGGGAGCTGGTGGCGGAGGATGGGAGCCGTCTGCCGGTGACCGGCCCCTTGACCTGGCCGGGGCGTCCTCGCTGGCACGAGACCCCCCACGGCTGGCGGGGTCTGGCCGTTTATAGGCTGCCGCCGGAGGTGATGCCGGGCCACTATGAGGTGCATCTGGAACTCACAGGCGCCGGTGGGCGGGAAATAGCCAAAAGCCGGCTCATCGTGGCGCCCCCGGGGGCTTTTCTGCCGGAGTGCCTGGCCGGCGGAGCCCGGCTGTACGGGCTCAACTTGCCCCTTTATGCCCTCAGGAGCCGGCATAACTGGGGGATCGGGGACTTCACCGACCTGGCGGACGCCATGGACTGGGCCAGGGAGCTGGGGGCCGCCTTTGTGGGCATCAACCCGCTGCATGCCGCCTTGCCCGGTCCGCTCTCCGATCCCAGCCCTTATTCCCCCGCCACCCGCCTGTTCACCAATTTCCTCTACCTAGACCTTAGGGCCGTGCCGGAAATGGCCCATTGCCCGGAGGCCCGGGACTATCTGGGCGGAACGGCAGGCCGGACCCTCTTGCGCCGCCTGCGGGCCGCCGCCATTCTCCCCTATCCGGAGGTCTATGCCGTCAAGCGGGATATTCTGCAGCGTCTGTACGAGGTCTTCCGGCAGGAGCATGGCGGGGAAATTCCCAAGAGCGCCCGGGGGCGGGAGTTTCAGGAGTTTTGCCGGCGGCGGGAC
Proteins encoded:
- a CDS encoding metal-sensing transcriptional repressor → MATVPDPPDRSLRDLLARLRRIEGQVRGLQDMIQHGRECEAVLTQVRAVQAALAAVARRVLEHYLEQCQKEWETEPDPRLLKEKLRETVGLLTKFL
- a CDS encoding DsrE/DsrF/DrsH-like family protein, with translation MGTEKEKACFICSRDTLDGAYPSLILGINAARLGMEAKVFYTFMGVNLVKKGGIEKAKFIPPGPMGAVPGMATLATAMMKKKAEKAQIPALPDLMEMAQLEGVELIACRMTIDMMEIKEEEMLEGVPIWTAEEFLKYAKDAKICLFT
- a CDS encoding DNA repair exonuclease; this translates as MAAFTFVHCADLHLDAPFEGLAGTAPPGIRQALRQATFRAFDRVISLALAEQAAFLVVAGDVYDSAHHSLYAQIRFKEALTRAVAAGVEVFVAHGNHDPLSAWEAKLRLPEGVHRFGGDAVECRTVRRHGAEVARICGISFPVREVRENLAARFPRREPGPFTVGVLHANVGGNPAHDNYAPCTLTDLEACGVDYFALGHVHAPQILRQEAPCVVYAGTTQGRSIRETGSRGCYVVRVEESGQIRPQFVPTDTVRWFLETVEIEDLPTLDDLLEEMQARREELRRQAEGRGVIWRLLVTGRGELHDRLAVLDPDRELAEPLREGEGERPDFVWLESVTLDTRPALDLEQRRQLPDFLGEVLRVAERLRSPDFPRELLEVLRSRGEFRHLAAAVHDWTSEDWRAVLSAAEYQAVDLLLREEEL
- a CDS encoding cation:proton antiporter, producing the protein MVPLPHPRSVVGADLPTHPVGLPPVLLLPLLGLFLILSPDPAQAAEAGHTLLASISISILVATLVGCLAVLLKQPLILAYIVGGVIIGPQIGFAWVRNKSDIETIAEIGLILLLFMIGLELDLKKIRESGKSLIVTGVLQFILCVSLAFGFLLLLGFSLKAAGEYRILGVPISGGPYDLLYLAACLGLSSTTIVVKLLYEKFELDTLAGRLTVGILIFQDLWAIVLLGLQPNLSQPQVGIILLSFAKGGLLVAVSLLLSKYGLGFIFQRIAKLPELVLVASLGWCFFMAGLANYLGLSMEMGALIAGVAISTFPYNLDIIGKIINIRDFFITLFFVALGMVIPNPLLKPGLFALALLLAGFLMLTRFLTVFPLLYWLGNGNRVSLLTSINLSQLSEFSLVIAVMGAKAEYGHIGSDTLTLIIFIFVITSIASTYMIKGSHSLQAVLSRGAERLGFRPLREERREEAAPEHKDIAVLGFFRVASALVAHLERTRPELLQHLVVVDFNPEVYRGLRARGVQVVYGDISNLQTLHHAGLEHARFILSTITDDILVGTDNLKIINAVRPLAPQAKIIVSAHSAFQALKLYQAGADYVLLPHEAAALRLEAILDLLLRGEGETLRETEMARLAQLTEILK
- a CDS encoding sigma 54-interacting transcriptional regulator, producing MAQEAEKGTSTTLFPAAAPLPALGLETPVPCISPEPFRTMVEVARDGICLVDANGTIVFVNQGFARLLGWEASQLTGRSLFEVVVPDHHELLSAKLERRRRGLSDLYEMSLQHQEGRVVPTMVSAAPIMAEGRFLGSVAIFTDISEQKRVERELRETGEFLETIINSITDNLLAIDPRSCRIILANHSFLSRIGQNRENISQRPCYEVLHHRQGPCQDSGLFCPVQESARQKRQVLVDKNFVNSQGQLRTYQIAAYPHFGQDGEVDLVICLERDVTDRRKMEEALAFRSRELQKTQVQLEKLFDIARERTAKRSAPELLQFLHGLMLEAFPGAEPIFFLLESEQRLLPLEECAAGLQDAQRRVVRRLEQAGLLGDFLRRLSALLTPQVITFADPELPPYFKLFSGIYPSWLAMPILAHQESLGLFLLGFHHHQSFTREDLHFCHACFAQVGCYLRYLLRQKGREMFPEAGLPEVTGYGEIIGQSKKMQEVYQLINLVSGTDATVLITGENGTGKELVARTIHRQSKRSRGPFVVANCSAYSPTLLESELFGHEKGAFTGAIRRKKGRFELAQGGTLFLDEIGDIPPATQVLLLRFLQDHCFERVGGEVTIEADVRVLAATNKDLYREAQQGRFRDDLYYRLNVITIHLPPLRERKEDIPLLCQHFLNKYNLKEGKKISKFSPDAMQALMDFDWPGNVRQLENAISHAVILAQGEIIRRRHLPRFLKEEGEEAVSTSLAETERRLILRVLKESSWNKHEAARRLRVSRSTLYSKIRRYGLSQGPAEGSESGQKAIT
- the gpmA gene encoding 2,3-diphosphoglycerate-dependent phosphoglycerate mutase, translating into MYKLLLLRHGESIWNKENRFTGWIDVGLSEKGVEEALEAGRVLAQEGFVFDVAYTSMLKRAIKTLWLVLEEMDLMWIPVHHSWRLNERHYGALQGLNKVETVERHGLEQVQIWRRSYDVPPPPLSPDDPRHPARDPRYRDVPARELPSTECLKDVVARFLPYWHDTLAPAIKSGARVIIVAHGNSLRALVKYLDNISDEDIVGLNIPTGIPLLYELDADLRPLTRRYLGDPEKVQAAIQSVAEQLKKK